In one Vulgatibacter incomptus genomic region, the following are encoded:
- the purL gene encoding phosphoribosylformylglycinamidine synthase subunit PurL codes for MSTEITPEIVATHGLKPDEYERIQAAMKREPNLLELGIFSVMWSEHCSYKSSRKHLRGFPTSGPRVLQGPGENAGVVDIGDGLAVAFKMESHNHPSYIEPYQGAATGVGGILRDVFTMGARPIASLNSLRFGDPSHPKTAWLLEGVTAGIAGYGNAIGVPTVGGEIAFDASYNGNCLVNAFTLGVLPADKIFRGNASGVGNPVIYVGAKTGRDGIHGATMASAEFDESSEEKRPTVQVGDPFVEKLLLEACLELMQTDAIVGIQDMGAAGLTSSSVEMAGRAGNGLDMHLDRVPMREEGMTPYEIMLSESQERMLIVAKVGREKDVVAIFEKWDLDVAVVGSVSDTGTLRLFWHGQLAAELPIDPLTEGAPVYDRPRQRPADLDALQAFDPATLPAPADLGSTLLQLVARPTIASKEWVYRQYDHMVRLGTVVRPGGDAAVVRVEGKKGVALSADCPSRMVYLDPYMGGMLTVAEASRNVSVVGGEPIGLTDCLNFGNPEKPEIMWQFAEAVRGIADACRALDVPVVSGNVSLYNETDGKGIFPTPTCAVVGLVPDIERTSTTWWKEAGHEIALLGTCTGEAGGSEYLVACFDKTAGLPPRLDLSREKAVQDAVRDMVRAGLLASAHDCADGGIAVALAESCVMGKPEGGLGAKVKVPGTARADLLLFAEDPSRVLVSYDPAKRAEVEAMAAKTGAPFAVLGTVGGDSLEIEGALKVPVKALARGWRTGLTRVLGLADSHYPDEVASTAAPV; via the coding sequence ATGAGCACCGAGATCACGCCCGAGATCGTGGCGACCCATGGGCTGAAGCCCGACGAGTACGAGCGGATCCAGGCCGCGATGAAGCGCGAGCCGAACCTCCTCGAGCTCGGGATCTTCAGCGTGATGTGGAGCGAGCACTGCTCCTACAAGTCGTCGCGCAAGCACCTCAGGGGCTTCCCCACCTCGGGCCCGCGGGTGCTCCAGGGCCCCGGCGAGAACGCCGGCGTCGTCGACATCGGCGACGGGCTGGCGGTGGCCTTCAAGATGGAGAGCCACAACCACCCCTCGTACATCGAGCCCTACCAGGGCGCGGCCACGGGCGTGGGCGGCATCCTCCGCGACGTCTTCACCATGGGCGCGCGGCCCATCGCCTCGCTGAACTCCCTGCGCTTCGGCGATCCCTCGCACCCCAAGACCGCCTGGCTCCTCGAGGGCGTCACCGCCGGCATCGCGGGCTACGGCAACGCCATCGGCGTGCCCACCGTGGGCGGCGAGATCGCCTTCGACGCGAGCTACAACGGCAACTGCCTGGTGAATGCCTTCACCCTGGGCGTGCTGCCCGCCGACAAGATCTTCCGCGGCAACGCCTCTGGTGTCGGCAACCCGGTGATCTACGTCGGCGCCAAGACCGGCCGCGACGGCATCCACGGCGCCACCATGGCCTCCGCCGAGTTCGACGAGAGCTCCGAGGAGAAGCGCCCGACGGTGCAGGTCGGCGATCCCTTCGTGGAGAAGCTCCTCCTCGAGGCCTGCCTCGAGCTGATGCAGACCGACGCCATCGTCGGCATCCAGGACATGGGCGCCGCTGGCCTCACCTCCTCCTCCGTGGAGATGGCGGGCCGCGCCGGCAACGGCCTCGACATGCACCTCGACCGCGTCCCGATGCGGGAGGAGGGAATGACGCCCTACGAGATCATGCTCTCGGAGTCCCAGGAGCGGATGCTCATCGTGGCCAAGGTAGGCCGCGAGAAGGACGTGGTCGCCATCTTCGAGAAGTGGGACCTCGACGTCGCAGTGGTCGGCTCCGTCTCCGACACCGGCACCCTGCGGCTCTTCTGGCACGGCCAGCTCGCCGCCGAGCTCCCCATCGATCCCCTCACCGAGGGCGCGCCCGTCTACGACCGTCCGCGGCAGCGGCCCGCCGACCTCGACGCGCTCCAGGCCTTCGACCCCGCCACGCTCCCCGCGCCGGCGGACCTGGGCTCCACGCTGCTGCAGCTCGTGGCTCGTCCCACCATCGCCAGCAAGGAGTGGGTCTACCGCCAGTACGACCACATGGTCCGCCTCGGCACCGTGGTACGGCCCGGCGGCGACGCCGCGGTGGTCCGCGTCGAGGGCAAGAAGGGCGTGGCCCTCTCCGCCGACTGCCCGTCGCGGATGGTCTACCTCGACCCCTACATGGGCGGCATGCTCACCGTGGCCGAGGCCTCCCGCAACGTGAGCGTGGTGGGCGGCGAGCCCATCGGCCTCACCGACTGCCTCAACTTTGGCAACCCCGAGAAGCCCGAGATCATGTGGCAGTTCGCCGAGGCCGTCCGCGGCATCGCCGACGCCTGCCGCGCCCTCGACGTGCCCGTGGTCTCCGGAAACGTCTCGCTCTACAACGAGACCGACGGCAAGGGCATCTTCCCCACGCCCACCTGCGCGGTGGTCGGCCTCGTGCCGGACATCGAGCGCACCTCCACCACCTGGTGGAAGGAAGCGGGCCACGAGATCGCGCTGCTGGGCACGTGCACCGGCGAGGCCGGGGGCTCCGAGTACCTGGTGGCCTGCTTCGACAAGACCGCGGGCCTCCCGCCGCGTCTCGACCTCTCCCGCGAGAAAGCCGTGCAGGACGCGGTGCGGGACATGGTCCGGGCCGGCCTCCTCGCCTCCGCCCACGACTGCGCCGACGGCGGCATCGCCGTGGCCCTGGCCGAGAGCTGCGTCATGGGCAAGCCCGAGGGCGGCCTCGGCGCCAAGGTTAAGGTCCCGGGCACCGCCCGCGCCGACCTCCTCCTCTTCGCCGAGGATCCGAGCCGCGTGCTGGTCTCCTACGATCCCGCCAAGCGCGCGGAGGTCGAGGCTATGGCCGCCAAGACCGGCGCCCCCTTCGCGGTGCTCGGCACGGTGGGTGGCGACTCCCTCGAGATCGAGGGCGCGCTGAAGGTCCCGGTGAAGGCCCTCGCCCGTGGCTGGCGCACCGGCCTCACCCGGGTGCTCGGCCTCGCCGACTCGCACTACCCGGACGAGGTCGCCAGCACGGCAGCGCCCGTCTGA